Proteins found in one Acanthopagrus latus isolate v.2019 chromosome 3, fAcaLat1.1, whole genome shotgun sequence genomic segment:
- the abitram gene encoding protein Abitram, producing the protein MDCVEQKDTEANAPSVVDRYYTRWYRPDMKGKTCEDHCILQHSNRICVVTLAHTHPILQDGRTIKSINYQISNGCSRLNNKVSGKSKRGGQFLTDFAPLCRITCTDETEYTIYSCIRGRLLEVNENILETPNLLLEKPSTDGYIAVILPKFEESKSITENLLSREEFESVVAKRRVDQSQPS; encoded by the exons ATGGACTGCGTGGagcagaaagacacagaagcaAATGCGCCTTCAGTTGTGGACCGGTATTACACACGGTGGTACAGACCAG acATGAAGGGCAAAACGTGTGAGGACCACTGCATCCTGCAGCATTCGAACAG GATATGTGTTGTCACGTTGGCACACACTCACCCCATCCTTCAGGACGGGCGGACAATCAAGAGCATCAACTACCAGATCAGTAATGGCTGCAGTCGACTGAACAATAAAGTGTCTGGCAAATCCAAGCGG GGTGGTCAGTTCCTTACTGATTTTGCACCTCTGTGTCGGATAACATGCACGGATGAAACAGAATACACAATCTACAG CTGCATCCGGGGCCGTCTTCTTGAGGTCAATGAGAATATTTTAGAAACACCAAATCTCTTGTTGGAAAAG CCATCCACTGATGGATATATTGCCGTCATCCTGCCGAAGTTTGAGGAGAGCAAGAGCATAACAGAGAATCTTCTGAGCAGGGAGGAGTTCGAGAGCGTTGTCGCCAAACGCAGAGTTGACCAATCACAACCCTCATGA